One Luteolibacter flavescens genomic region harbors:
- a CDS encoding zf-TFIIB domain-containing protein, translated as MKCTSCSGRLQGTMTFCPFCGVRQDVNLRQIHFRDLGTDESLPCPHCSTALDVIEFDTEPKIRIERCTTCFGTFFNPGELESLLDAQTNPLVWLDPTQLNQIAIDFAHEREIVYLKCPMCAERMSHLNFGGHSGVIVDRCGTHGVWLEGSELRRLTEWWRAGGKLIYQQHEAARAKRLYGSVPTKRIASSLVTTESPPHDREDDSGKVSTFDVLAILGGLLSIFVD; from the coding sequence ATGAAATGCACGAGCTGCAGTGGCCGACTCCAGGGCACCATGACCTTTTGCCCCTTCTGCGGGGTGAGGCAGGACGTGAACCTGCGTCAGATCCACTTCCGTGACCTCGGCACGGACGAGTCCCTCCCCTGCCCCCACTGCTCGACGGCGCTCGATGTGATCGAATTCGATACCGAACCGAAGATCCGCATCGAGCGCTGCACCACTTGCTTCGGCACCTTCTTCAATCCCGGCGAACTGGAGTCGCTGCTGGACGCACAGACGAACCCGCTCGTCTGGCTCGACCCCACCCAGCTCAACCAGATCGCCATCGACTTCGCCCACGAGCGCGAGATCGTCTATCTCAAGTGCCCGATGTGCGCCGAGCGGATGAGCCACCTGAATTTCGGCGGGCACAGCGGCGTCATCGTGGACCGCTGCGGCACGCACGGGGTGTGGCTGGAGGGCAGCGAACTCCGCCGCCTGACAGAGTGGTGGCGCGCGGGTGGAAAGCTGATCTATCAGCAGCACGAAGCCGCCCGGGCAAAGCGCCTGTATGGCTCAGTCCCGACCAAGCGCATCGCTTCATCCTTGGTGACGACTGAATCTCCTCCCCATGACCGGGAAGATGACTCCGGAAAGGTGAGTACTTTCGACGTTCTAGCGATACTCGGCGGGCTATTATCGATCTTCGTCGATTGA
- a CDS encoding LptF/LptG family permease — MRLSDRYIGRQVLVGTLFAILLLSTILVMGSLFQNLRMLIVELGAPLSIIGEFLVAALPFALIYTIPWAFLSAVLLVFGRMSSENELTGFRVAGLSLTRLSMPVFVLGALLSAGCLWLNLEVAPWAKYTSKTIRMRAFAMDPRSMLNTAAEQDGLARFEESLKDVRAYIEKSDGDTMMMEGFHLFKVADPADKNARDIYVHAMKAKTVIDTTKNEFRLHLYDAMFMTSGGKPGEPGSSASNTPQIVLAEESVPVVLPYETREAKKDPASMSNAGIREAIEGLKVAQANVVARRTALKDEIAAMKERGEEATPLFEETQSLLKTEMLKDWTAYIPNYEKEIYRRYSASLACFVFAFIGIPLGIKARRKDTSSGLIISLLIGVAYFICGMLGGKSHTGVLIAAWAPNVVCVVLGLVLLRRARFR; from the coding sequence ATGCGTCTTTCCGACCGCTACATCGGCCGCCAAGTCCTCGTCGGGACGCTGTTCGCCATCCTGCTGCTGAGTACCATCCTCGTGATGGGCAGCCTGTTCCAGAATCTGCGGATGCTGATTGTGGAGCTGGGCGCACCGCTCTCGATCATTGGTGAATTCCTGGTGGCCGCCCTGCCCTTCGCACTGATTTACACCATCCCGTGGGCATTCCTTTCGGCGGTCCTGCTGGTTTTCGGCCGGATGTCCTCGGAGAATGAACTCACCGGGTTCCGCGTCGCTGGCCTGAGCCTGACTCGGCTTTCCATGCCGGTCTTCGTGCTCGGTGCCCTCCTTTCCGCGGGATGTCTCTGGCTGAATCTGGAAGTCGCGCCGTGGGCGAAATACACATCGAAGACGATCCGCATGCGGGCATTCGCGATGGACCCGCGCAGCATGCTCAATACAGCCGCCGAGCAGGACGGCTTGGCCCGCTTCGAGGAGAGCTTGAAGGACGTGCGCGCCTATATCGAAAAGTCGGACGGCGACACGATGATGATGGAGGGATTCCATCTCTTCAAAGTGGCAGATCCTGCCGACAAGAACGCCCGCGACATCTACGTCCATGCGATGAAGGCCAAGACCGTCATCGACACGACGAAAAATGAGTTCCGCCTGCATCTTTACGACGCGATGTTCATGACATCGGGCGGGAAGCCGGGTGAACCCGGTTCATCGGCTTCAAATACCCCGCAGATTGTGCTTGCAGAGGAGTCGGTGCCGGTGGTCCTGCCGTATGAGACTAGGGAGGCCAAGAAAGATCCAGCATCCATGAGCAATGCGGGAATCCGGGAAGCGATCGAAGGCCTGAAGGTTGCTCAGGCAAACGTCGTTGCCAGGAGAACCGCCTTGAAGGACGAGATTGCAGCGATGAAGGAACGTGGTGAAGAAGCGACGCCGCTCTTCGAAGAAACGCAGAGCCTTCTCAAGACGGAGATGTTGAAGGACTGGACCGCTTACATTCCCAACTACGAAAAGGAAATTTATCGACGTTACTCGGCATCTCTCGCCTGCTTTGTTTTTGCGTTCATCGGCATTCCTTTGGGAATCAAGGCACGTCGAAAGGATACCTCGTCCGGGCTGATCATTAGTCTGCTCATTGGTGTGGCCTATTTCATCTGCGGCATGTTGGGTGGCAAGAGCCACACCGGCGTCCTGATCGCCGCATGGGCGCCGAATGTGGTCTGCGTGGTGCTGGGACTGGTGCTGCTGCGCCGCGCACGGTTCCGCTGA
- a CDS encoding alpha-ketoglutarate-dependent dioxygenase AlkB family protein, whose product MNLLPKDGTVVYHGRIFDEVTSRNYYERLSSSIPWRHDEVVMFGKRIVTAREVAWFADAGIPYRYSGTVKQAIAWTDELAELKYIVEGITGLSFNSCLANLYHHGGEGMSWHSDDEKALLKRAGIASLSFGAERDFAFRHKLTAETISLRLVNGSLLVMKDETQEFWKHALPKAARIKEPRINLTFRTMAGL is encoded by the coding sequence ATGAACCTGCTGCCAAAGGACGGGACGGTCGTTTATCACGGTCGCATTTTTGATGAGGTCACGTCACGGAACTACTATGAGCGCCTGAGTTCATCCATCCCGTGGCGGCACGACGAGGTGGTGATGTTTGGCAAGCGGATCGTCACCGCGCGAGAAGTCGCGTGGTTCGCGGACGCCGGCATCCCCTACCGCTATTCCGGCACCGTGAAACAAGCCATCGCATGGACCGATGAATTAGCTGAGCTGAAATACATCGTCGAAGGTATCACCGGCCTGTCATTCAACTCATGCCTCGCCAATCTCTACCACCACGGCGGCGAGGGTATGAGCTGGCACAGCGATGATGAGAAGGCATTACTGAAACGGGCGGGCATCGCTTCGCTCAGTTTCGGCGCGGAACGGGACTTTGCCTTCCGCCACAAGCTGACCGCGGAGACCATTTCCCTGCGTCTCGTAAACGGGAGCCTGCTGGTGATGAAGGACGAGACGCAGGAGTTTTGGAAACATGCCTTGCCCAAGGCTGCCAGGATCAAGGAACCGCGGATCAACCTGACCTTCCGAACGATGGCGGGACTGTAG
- a CDS encoding GNAT family N-acetyltransferase, with amino-acid sequence MLQYVPQFRGKIFVVLIDAGLLPEPAIAESLLDLAAMEDVGVKLILGVLGGDLKDLYDWTLECEIMSARLTRPLGDPGAIEEAKSILARGQTVVADASSNDPLDPQVVDFTRGIGAVKLIALLEEAILIDGEPVPAVRAADALALAASGTVTGADLLRAAAEACRKGVPRVHVLNGRRQGVLIDELFSNEGVGTMIHADSYREIRGLREEDIPELLGMIGRSVRRTKLVARTYEDIQARIGDYRVMAIDDNVVGCVALHEYPEDNTAEIACLYVKLNHEGRGYGVDLVKHAEQMAREKGLPRVFALTTRAAEFFEHRVNYALRGPEALPESRRKQLEDSGRESKIFEKLL; translated from the coding sequence GTGCTTCAGTATGTCCCGCAGTTCCGCGGGAAGATCTTCGTCGTGCTCATTGATGCCGGGCTCTTGCCCGAGCCTGCGATCGCGGAGAGCCTGCTGGATCTCGCTGCCATGGAAGACGTGGGCGTGAAGCTCATCCTTGGCGTGCTCGGTGGGGACCTGAAGGATCTCTACGACTGGACACTGGAGTGCGAGATCATGTCCGCACGCCTGACCCGTCCGCTCGGCGACCCCGGCGCAATCGAGGAGGCGAAGTCGATCCTGGCCCGTGGTCAAACGGTGGTCGCGGATGCTTCCTCCAATGACCCGCTCGATCCCCAGGTGGTCGATTTCACAAGGGGCATCGGTGCGGTGAAGCTCATCGCCCTGCTGGAAGAAGCGATCCTCATCGATGGTGAGCCGGTGCCCGCGGTGCGTGCCGCTGATGCCCTCGCCCTCGCCGCATCCGGGACGGTGACTGGAGCGGATCTCCTCAGAGCGGCCGCGGAAGCCTGCCGGAAGGGCGTGCCGCGCGTGCATGTCCTGAATGGCCGCCGCCAAGGTGTGCTGATCGACGAGCTTTTCTCGAACGAAGGTGTGGGCACCATGATCCATGCCGACAGCTACCGCGAGATACGCGGACTCCGAGAGGAGGACATTCCGGAATTGCTCGGCATGATCGGGCGCTCTGTCAGGCGCACCAAGCTGGTAGCCCGCACCTACGAGGATATCCAGGCAAGGATCGGTGACTACCGCGTCATGGCGATCGACGACAACGTCGTCGGTTGCGTGGCCCTCCACGAATATCCCGAGGACAATACCGCCGAGATCGCGTGCCTCTACGTGAAGCTCAATCACGAAGGCCGCGGCTATGGGGTGGACCTCGTGAAACATGCCGAGCAGATGGCTCGCGAAAAGGGTTTGCCGCGGGTCTTCGCCCTCACCACTCGGGCGGCTGAATTTTTCGAGCACCGCGTGAACTACGCTCTCCGCGGACCGGAGGCCCTCCCCGAGTCCCGGCGGAAGCAACTCGAGGACAGCGGGCGGGAGTCCAAGATCTTTGAGAAGCTTCTCTGA
- a CDS encoding methylated-DNA--[protein]-cysteine S-methyltransferase, whose amino-acid sequence MKSAPAPPDHSDLVARACRHIEEADRIPDLDTLAAEAGLSRFHFQKIFKKTTGLTPKAWAAANRARRMQDELPKARSVTEAIYESGFESSGRFYADSKRLLGMQAKAYRKGGAGESIRFAIGQSFLGGLLVASTDVGVCAILLGDDPQALLEDLQRRFPKAELIGADRDFERIVAQVAGHMERPGESWSLPLDIRGTSFQLRVWKALQEIPTGTTVTYAEIAERLGDPKAVRAVAGACAANKLAVAIPCHRVVRTDGGLSGYRWGVERKRELLDREAKR is encoded by the coding sequence ATGAAATCCGCGCCTGCTCCACCCGATCACTCGGACCTTGTCGCTCGGGCATGCCGTCACATCGAGGAGGCTGATCGGATTCCCGATCTGGACACCTTGGCGGCAGAGGCGGGACTGAGCCGCTTCCACTTCCAGAAGATTTTCAAGAAAACGACGGGGCTGACCCCGAAGGCATGGGCCGCGGCAAATCGTGCGCGGCGGATGCAGGACGAACTGCCCAAGGCGCGCAGCGTCACCGAGGCGATCTATGAGTCCGGATTTGAATCGAGCGGACGCTTCTACGCCGACTCGAAGCGCCTGCTCGGCATGCAGGCGAAGGCGTATCGCAAAGGAGGCGCAGGCGAGAGCATCCGCTTTGCAATCGGGCAGTCTTTTCTCGGAGGGCTGCTCGTCGCATCCACCGATGTCGGTGTGTGCGCGATTCTGCTTGGTGATGATCCACAGGCACTGCTGGAGGACTTGCAGCGACGTTTTCCGAAGGCGGAGTTGATCGGAGCGGATCGCGACTTCGAGCGCATCGTCGCGCAAGTGGCCGGTCACATGGAACGCCCCGGTGAATCTTGGTCGCTGCCGCTGGATATCCGTGGCACGAGCTTCCAACTCCGCGTCTGGAAAGCACTCCAAGAAATCCCCACCGGAACCACCGTGACCTACGCGGAGATCGCGGAAAGACTCGGTGATCCGAAGGCCGTTCGCGCCGTTGCGGGTGCGTGCGCTGCGAACAAGCTGGCCGTGGCAATCCCCTGCCATCGCGTGGTTCGCACGGATGGCGGGCTCTCCGGTTACCGCTGGGGTGTGGAGCGGAAGCGTGAACTCCTCGACCGTGAGGCCAAGCGATGA
- a CDS encoding tetratricopeptide repeat protein translates to MHSTLFRSTRLILPALLAAVLLPGILPAHPDPSHTLEHLEEHLAETPDDPELLRQKADLLLSAGHPDLARPVVTRLLELEPKQQKNLLLDARISRVKKEEGTLPKASALVAAHPKFAAGWLFLAHVERDAGHKDEAVTAMRKALDLTVKPSPTDVLTCAAWLEESGDKAGAVAVLDQGLAKIGVLAGLHQKAIELEITIGQHDSALRRVDALAARFRPSVDLSIQRASILEKAGRFKEASESCDSALALMQAMPASRKTGPAWKAQFEAVNQRKVKNIERAATN, encoded by the coding sequence ATGCATTCGACTCTTTTCCGCAGCACCCGCCTCATTCTTCCTGCACTTCTCGCGGCAGTGCTGCTGCCCGGTATTCTGCCAGCCCATCCGGACCCGAGCCACACGCTGGAGCATCTGGAAGAGCACCTCGCGGAAACTCCCGATGATCCTGAATTGCTGCGGCAGAAGGCGGACCTTCTCCTTTCCGCGGGTCATCCCGATCTCGCCCGGCCGGTGGTCACGCGCCTGCTGGAACTGGAGCCAAAACAGCAGAAGAACCTCCTGCTCGATGCCCGCATCAGCCGGGTGAAGAAGGAGGAAGGCACACTGCCCAAAGCCTCTGCCCTCGTCGCGGCGCATCCGAAATTCGCTGCTGGCTGGCTGTTCCTTGCCCATGTGGAAAGGGACGCCGGTCACAAGGATGAGGCCGTCACCGCAATGCGGAAAGCTCTCGATCTCACCGTGAAGCCGTCGCCCACCGACGTGCTGACCTGTGCCGCATGGCTAGAGGAGAGCGGTGACAAGGCCGGTGCCGTGGCGGTGCTTGACCAAGGTCTCGCCAAGATCGGCGTGCTCGCCGGGCTTCATCAAAAAGCGATCGAGCTGGAGATCACCATCGGCCAGCACGACTCGGCGCTGCGCCGGGTCGACGCCCTCGCGGCACGCTTCCGCCCGTCCGTGGATCTCTCCATCCAGCGAGCCAGCATTCTTGAAAAGGCGGGGCGCTTCAAGGAAGCCTCGGAATCCTGCGACTCCGCGCTGGCGCTGATGCAGGCCATGCCCGCCTCGCGGAAGACCGGCCCGGCATGGAAGGCTCAGTTCGAAGCCGTGAACCAACGCAAGGTGAAGAACATCGAGCGGGCAGCCACAAACTGA
- a CDS encoding acyltransferase family protein gives MADSLAPAQRLRSLDALRGFDMLWIIGLADLFHLLAKGTGIGWLGAWSVQLEHVPWDGLRAYDLIFPLFMFLSGVSVPYALGKRLDRGESKGALLATVWKRALLLVLLGIIYNGALQLKFDGQRYASVLGQIGLAYGIAASIFLVASSWKARAIWCGGILVAIAGLQLLVPVPGHGAGVLTPDGIVNSWVDQMLLPGRLHGGVFDPEGLLCIVSASALTLGGILTGSYVKSWGAPSHVAAGHLLLAGAGLLIAGAICWKLGYPPIKSAWTTTFNLLAGGICVWLFTAFHLVIDFRPQTQWSFPFEVVGMNPLTIYLAERVIPFPEISSFFFGGIARLSGAWGEFVLMAGILLIEWLLLWFLWKKRVFLRV, from the coding sequence ATGGCCGACTCCCTAGCTCCCGCCCAGCGTCTCCGCTCGCTCGATGCCCTCCGCGGCTTTGACATGCTGTGGATCATCGGTCTCGCGGACCTGTTCCACCTGCTGGCAAAGGGCACCGGGATCGGTTGGCTGGGTGCTTGGTCGGTGCAACTCGAGCACGTGCCATGGGATGGCCTGCGCGCCTACGACCTGATCTTCCCGCTCTTCATGTTCCTGTCCGGCGTGTCCGTGCCGTATGCCCTCGGCAAGCGGTTGGACCGTGGCGAATCCAAGGGCGCGCTGCTTGCCACGGTGTGGAAGCGGGCGCTGCTGCTGGTGCTGTTGGGCATCATCTACAACGGAGCGCTGCAATTGAAATTCGACGGTCAACGCTACGCCAGCGTGCTCGGGCAGATCGGCCTCGCCTATGGCATTGCGGCCAGCATTTTCTTGGTCGCGTCCTCGTGGAAGGCGCGGGCCATCTGGTGCGGCGGCATCCTCGTGGCGATTGCGGGCCTGCAACTGCTCGTTCCGGTCCCCGGTCATGGCGCCGGAGTCCTGACGCCGGATGGCATCGTGAATTCCTGGGTCGATCAGATGCTCTTGCCTGGCCGGCTTCACGGGGGCGTCTTCGATCCCGAGGGACTGCTGTGCATCGTCTCGGCATCTGCCCTCACCCTTGGCGGCATCCTCACCGGCAGCTATGTGAAGAGCTGGGGAGCACCGTCACATGTCGCCGCCGGTCATCTGCTGCTCGCTGGAGCAGGGCTGCTGATTGCAGGGGCGATCTGCTGGAAGCTCGGCTACCCACCGATCAAGTCAGCCTGGACGACCACCTTCAACCTGCTCGCCGGTGGCATCTGCGTGTGGCTCTTCACCGCGTTTCACCTGGTGATCGATTTCCGCCCGCAGACCCAATGGAGCTTTCCTTTTGAGGTGGTCGGCATGAACCCGCTGACGATCTATCTCGCCGAGCGGGTCATTCCGTTTCCTGAGATCTCCTCCTTCTTCTTCGGCGGCATCGCCCGGCTCAGTGGCGCGTGGGGCGAGTTCGTCCTGATGGCCGGGATCCTGCTCATCGAGTGGCTGCTGCTCTGGTTCCTCTGGAAGAAGCGGGTCTTTCTGCGGGTGTGA
- a CDS encoding SulP family inorganic anion transporter → MRSPFHFRRIARRLGEFFRGGKLDPLPILHTFRNYNREKFRADGKAALNVSLLDIPQGIAYAAIAELPIVFGIACSATASIIAPLFAGSRHTILGPTNATAFMLFGFFAVEPALAARETQLVPLLVMMVGLFCLLGSLLRVADLLQYISRSVLVGYVSGAAVLIMTNQFKHLLGVAYEVDQSRSRSFMGLVEALVKSLPHADWGPIIIGATTFALFMIMRRWKPRWPNLAIILVTVSAVFGTLIQQGVAPFANAARFRTFSPQDLLPSLPQFARPGIFEDISSLVAVALAIAFLACLENTLMAKTIASRSGDRSDVNQDMFAVGAANFASAIAGGMPASGSLLRSTLNFSSGARTRMSSIYSGLLVLSAALLIAWLPAYGISLIDYVPKAALAALIIGIALALINRHNIRVCSRSTPDDAAVLVTTFVSTLIAPLHVAIFIGVALSITLFLRKASRPHLVEYEFSDAGELRQMGEKRQRPNPAISIVHVEGDLFFGAAELFRTQIQRTAADPSLKIMILRLKNARHLDATSVLALEDLVKFMRANDRHLLVSGATREVYRVLKNSGVLATVQEGADRKAGESNIFLNKPSNPNLSTRDALKRAQQLLGGEKAEVRIFYDPNKK, encoded by the coding sequence ATGAGATCGCCTTTCCACTTCCGCAGGATCGCCCGCCGTCTCGGCGAGTTCTTCCGCGGGGGGAAGCTGGATCCCCTGCCCATCCTCCACACCTTCCGGAACTACAACCGGGAGAAATTCCGCGCCGACGGCAAGGCGGCGCTCAATGTCTCGCTGCTGGATATCCCGCAGGGCATCGCCTACGCGGCCATCGCCGAGCTGCCCATCGTCTTCGGCATCGCCTGCTCGGCCACGGCTTCCATCATCGCCCCGCTTTTCGCCGGTTCGCGGCATACGATCCTGGGGCCGACGAATGCGACGGCCTTCATGCTTTTCGGCTTCTTCGCCGTGGAGCCCGCGCTGGCTGCGCGGGAGACCCAGCTCGTCCCGCTGCTGGTGATGATGGTGGGTCTCTTCTGTCTGCTAGGCTCGCTGCTGCGCGTCGCGGACCTGCTGCAATACATCTCGCGCTCGGTGCTGGTCGGCTACGTCTCCGGCGCCGCGGTGCTCATCATGACGAACCAGTTCAAGCACCTGCTGGGCGTCGCCTACGAGGTGGACCAGTCCCGCTCGCGGAGCTTCATGGGACTGGTGGAGGCACTGGTGAAATCCCTACCCCACGCGGACTGGGGGCCCATCATCATCGGCGCGACGACCTTCGCGCTCTTCATGATCATGAGGCGGTGGAAGCCGCGATGGCCGAATCTCGCGATCATCCTCGTCACCGTATCCGCGGTCTTCGGCACGCTGATCCAGCAGGGCGTGGCTCCTTTCGCGAATGCCGCTCGCTTCCGGACCTTCTCGCCACAGGATCTGCTGCCGTCCCTGCCCCAGTTCGCCCGGCCCGGCATCTTCGAAGACATCTCGTCCCTGGTCGCCGTCGCGCTGGCCATCGCCTTCCTCGCCTGTCTGGAAAACACGCTGATGGCGAAGACGATCGCCTCCCGTTCCGGTGATCGCTCGGACGTGAATCAGGACATGTTCGCAGTCGGCGCCGCCAATTTCGCGTCCGCCATCGCCGGGGGCATGCCGGCATCGGGATCGCTGCTGCGTTCCACCCTGAATTTCTCGTCCGGAGCGCGGACGAGGATGTCGTCCATCTACTCCGGCCTGCTGGTGCTGTCGGCAGCCCTCCTGATCGCGTGGCTACCCGCCTATGGCATTTCCCTGATCGACTACGTGCCAAAGGCCGCGCTGGCGGCGCTTATCATCGGCATCGCGCTGGCATTGATCAACAGGCACAATATCCGCGTCTGCTCGCGCTCCACCCCGGACGATGCCGCGGTGCTGGTGACGACCTTCGTGTCCACACTGATCGCGCCGTTGCACGTGGCCATCTTTATCGGGGTCGCGCTTTCGATCACCCTCTTCCTCCGGAAAGCGAGCCGGCCTCACCTCGTGGAGTATGAATTCAGCGATGCCGGGGAACTCCGCCAGATGGGCGAGAAGCGCCAGCGACCTAATCCCGCGATTTCCATCGTTCACGTCGAGGGGGATCTCTTCTTCGGCGCGGCCGAACTCTTCCGCACGCAGATCCAGCGCACCGCCGCGGACCCTTCGCTGAAGATCATGATCCTGCGCCTGAAAAACGCCCGCCACCTCGACGCCACGTCCGTGCTGGCGCTGGAGGATCTGGTGAAATTCATGCGCGCCAACGACCGCCACCTGCTCGTCTCCGGGGCCACCCGCGAGGTCTATCGGGTGCTGAAGAACTCCGGCGTGCTGGCAACGGTCCAGGAAGGAGCCGATCGCAAGGCCGGGGAGAGCAACATCTTCCTCAACAAGCCGAGCAACCCCAACCTCTCCACCCGGGACGCCCTCAAGCGCGCCCAGCAACTCCTCGGCGGCGAGAAAGCGGAGGTGCGGATTTTCTACGATCCGAACAAGAAGTAG
- a CDS encoding serine hydrolase domain-containing protein: MKPILFLSMLATTALAEVNPTISAAMDKLIAEKEIAGVVTLVGDDEKTLHLGANGFSDLENKASMEADALFWIASMSKPVTGTAVMMMQDAGKLSVDDPVSKYLPEFKDLKDASGKAVEVTIKQCLTHSSGLSEVSPQESGDIATLKDLMPLIVAKPVQFEPGTKWQYCQTSINTAARVVEVVSGESFPDFLDKHLFQPLGMENTTFYPTEKQAARLAVSYKRTGAGELEKTPLMFLGNKPITNKERYPRANGGLFSTAEDYEKFARMILRGGEVDGKRYVSEKAVKQMTTVQSGDLKTGFTPGNGWGLGWCVIREPQGVAATLSPGTFGHGGAYGTQAWIDPVKKRIHLLLIQRADLPNSDGSDIRKAFHEASAK, encoded by the coding sequence ATGAAGCCCATCCTGTTTCTCTCGATGCTCGCCACCACCGCCCTCGCCGAAGTGAACCCCACCATCAGCGCGGCGATGGACAAGCTGATCGCCGAAAAGGAAATCGCCGGGGTCGTCACTCTCGTGGGCGACGATGAGAAGACCCTCCACCTCGGGGCGAACGGCTTCTCCGATCTGGAGAACAAGGCGAGCATGGAGGCGGATGCCCTCTTCTGGATCGCCTCAATGTCCAAGCCGGTGACCGGCACCGCGGTGATGATGATGCAGGATGCGGGGAAGCTCTCGGTGGATGATCCGGTTTCAAAATACCTGCCGGAATTCAAGGATCTCAAGGACGCATCCGGCAAAGCGGTCGAGGTCACCATCAAACAGTGCCTGACCCACAGTTCCGGCCTGAGCGAGGTGTCACCTCAGGAATCCGGTGACATCGCCACGCTCAAGGACCTGATGCCGCTCATCGTCGCGAAGCCGGTACAATTCGAGCCGGGCACGAAGTGGCAGTACTGCCAGACCAGCATCAACACCGCTGCCCGCGTGGTGGAAGTGGTCTCCGGCGAGTCCTTCCCCGACTTCCTCGACAAGCATCTCTTCCAGCCGCTCGGCATGGAGAACACGACCTTTTATCCGACGGAAAAGCAGGCCGCTCGACTGGCTGTCTCCTACAAGCGCACCGGAGCGGGCGAGCTTGAGAAAACACCGCTGATGTTCCTCGGGAACAAGCCGATCACCAACAAGGAACGCTACCCGCGTGCGAATGGCGGACTCTTCTCCACGGCAGAGGACTACGAGAAATTCGCCCGCATGATCCTGCGCGGCGGCGAAGTCGACGGGAAACGCTACGTTTCTGAAAAGGCGGTCAAGCAGATGACCACCGTCCAGAGCGGCGACCTGAAGACCGGCTTCACCCCTGGCAATGGATGGGGCCTCGGCTGGTGCGTGATCCGCGAGCCCCAGGGCGTGGCCGCCACGCTGTCACCCGGCACCTTCGGCCACGGCGGAGCCTATGGCACGCAGGCATGGATCGATCCGGTGAAGAAGCGCATCCACCTGCTGCTCATCCAGCGTGCCGACCTGCCGAATTCCGACGGCTCGGACATTCGAAAGGCATTCCACGAAGCCTCTGCAAAGTAA
- a CDS encoding D-Ala-D-Ala carboxypeptidase family metallohydrolase: MLIDPSRGESAHSSLQSRRGALGTLGAGALALLGSTGSASAFFSKKPKVTIVTASAPVDLNGLPPEWVALQGRELKAYSDFLTSLRLQRLTPRQVIEAHAKQRGTVWNSLPPRAYWRQMVPTLRVVDHVAMRINQPVSEILSAYRAPSYNARCPGARSGSYHQANVAVDVKFPVAPSTVAQTARTLRSSGLFRGGVGRYSSFTHIDTRGQNVDW; the protein is encoded by the coding sequence ATGCTCATCGATCCGTCCCGCGGCGAGTCCGCCCATAGCTCGCTCCAATCCCGCCGTGGTGCCCTCGGCACCCTTGGAGCCGGCGCTCTCGCTCTGCTTGGTTCCACTGGTTCCGCCTCCGCTTTCTTCTCGAAGAAGCCCAAGGTCACCATCGTTACCGCATCCGCGCCGGTCGATCTCAACGGCCTGCCGCCGGAGTGGGTGGCCCTCCAAGGTCGCGAGCTGAAGGCTTACTCCGATTTCCTCACGAGCCTGCGGCTCCAGCGCCTGACCCCGCGCCAGGTGATCGAGGCTCACGCCAAGCAACGCGGCACGGTGTGGAATTCGCTGCCACCACGTGCCTACTGGCGCCAGATGGTTCCCACGCTCCGGGTCGTCGATCACGTCGCGATGCGGATCAACCAGCCGGTGTCCGAGATCCTCTCCGCCTACCGCGCCCCGTCTTACAACGCCCGTTGCCCGGGTGCCCGGTCCGGCTCCTACCACCAGGCGAATGTCGCCGTGGACGTGAAGTTCCCGGTGGCACCTTCCACGGTCGCCCAGACCGCGCGCACCTTGCGCTCGAGCGGTCTCTTCCGCGGTGGTGTGGGTCGCTACTCCAGCTTCACCCACATCGACACCCGCGGTCAGAACGTCGATTGGTAA